A region from the Methylocella sp. genome encodes:
- a CDS encoding sensor histidine kinase: MTVEAREELNFERTRDAARRARRMRRSFSARLRGLFRAVVSRFSSSLTRRIVVLNLGGLVALLVGFLYLNQFREGLIDARVQSLQTQGEIIAAAIAASATVDTDSITLDPEKLLQLAPGESYGLADDTTPSLEFSINPERVGPVLRRLASPTRTRARIYDRDGYLLLDSRSLSSRSNILRFDLPPVSSSDEASSLIDRTWMKLKSIFWRSYLPLYEDSGVDSGKNHPEVLLALGGGEQSVVRVNSKGETIVSVAAPIQRFRVVRGALLLSTQGGDIDKLIASERWAIVRIFLASAVIMFLLSLFTAGTIAEPIRRLAEAAERVRRGTKFRREIPNFTDRSDEIGHLSGVLRDMTKALYDRIEAIESFAADVAHELKNPLTSLRSAVETLPIARKPESQQRLLAIIEHDVRRLDRLISDISDASRLDAELARAEMEMVDLELILNAVVSMANQVNAEPNVHVSLTVARNSYQDESRKLNFRVLGYDSRLAQVFNNLIDNARSFSNPGGWVRVHLRAAKDCADNGDWREGFEVIVDDDGPGIPAEALERIFERFYTDRPSQGFGQNSGLGLSISRQIIEAHGGRISAINRVGAITEDEEAPVLGARLLIWLPKA; the protein is encoded by the coding sequence ATGACTGTTGAGGCGCGCGAGGAACTGAACTTCGAGCGAACGCGCGACGCCGCGCGGCGAGCGAGGCGAATGCGCCGCAGCTTTTCAGCGCGCCTGCGCGGCCTTTTTCGCGCGGTGGTTTCGCGCTTTTCATCATCTCTCACGCGACGCATCGTAGTCCTGAACCTCGGCGGTCTCGTTGCGCTGCTCGTCGGCTTTCTCTATCTCAACCAATTTCGCGAAGGCCTCATCGACGCGCGGGTGCAAAGTTTGCAGACTCAGGGCGAAATCATCGCTGCGGCGATAGCAGCCTCTGCGACGGTCGATACGGATTCGATCACACTCGATCCTGAGAAGCTGCTTCAGCTCGCGCCCGGCGAAAGCTATGGGCTCGCCGACGACACGACGCCGTCGCTGGAGTTTTCGATCAATCCCGAACGGGTCGGCCCCGTGCTTCGCCGGCTTGCCTCGCCAACGCGCACGCGCGCGCGCATCTACGATCGCGACGGCTATCTGCTGCTCGACTCGCGTTCGCTTTCCAGCCGCTCGAACATTTTGCGTTTTGATCTCCCGCCGGTTTCATCATCCGATGAGGCAAGCTCGCTCATCGATCGCACGTGGATGAAGCTGAAAAGCATTTTCTGGCGGTCGTACCTGCCGCTTTATGAAGACAGCGGCGTCGACAGCGGCAAGAACCATCCGGAAGTCCTTCTGGCTCTTGGCGGCGGCGAACAATCGGTCGTTCGCGTCAACTCCAAAGGCGAAACCATCGTCTCCGTGGCGGCGCCCATTCAGCGCTTCCGCGTCGTGCGCGGCGCGCTTCTGCTCTCGACGCAGGGCGGCGACATAGACAAGCTTATCGCGTCGGAGCGCTGGGCCATCGTCCGCATCTTCCTTGCCTCCGCCGTCATCATGTTTCTTCTGTCGCTGTTCACCGCGGGCACGATCGCCGAGCCGATACGCCGACTCGCCGAGGCGGCGGAACGGGTCCGGCGCGGCACGAAATTCCGCCGCGAAATTCCCAATTTCACCGACCGTTCGGACGAGATCGGCCATTTGTCCGGCGTTCTGCGCGACATGACCAAGGCGCTCTATGATCGGATCGAGGCGATTGAAAGCTTCGCCGCCGACGTCGCGCATGAATTAAAGAATCCGCTGACCTCATTGCGCAGCGCGGTCGAGACCTTGCCCATCGCCCGCAAACCAGAATCGCAACAGCGTCTCCTCGCCATCATCGAGCACGACGTTCGTCGCCTCGACCGGCTGATCAGCGACATCTCCGACGCATCAAGGCTCGACGCCGAGCTGGCGCGCGCCGAAATGGAGATGGTTGATCTCGAACTTATCCTAAACGCCGTCGTCTCGATGGCAAATCAGGTGAACGCCGAACCGAATGTTCACGTCAGCCTCACCGTCGCCCGCAACAGCTATCAAGACGAAAGCCGCAAGCTCAACTTTCGCGTTCTTGGATATGACTCACGCCTCGCTCAGGTTTTTAATAATCTGATCGACAACGCCAGATCATTCTCCAACCCAGGCGGATGGGTTCGGGTGCATTTGCGCGCCGCAAAGGATTGCGCCGACAATGGCGATTGGCGAGAGGGTTTTGAAGTCATCGTCGATGATGACGGACCGGGCATTCCGGCCGAAGCCCTCGAACGTATTTTCGAACGATTCTATACGGATAGGCCCAGTCAGGGCTTTGGCCAGAATTCGGGGCTCGGCTTGTCGATCTCGCGCCAGATCATCGAAGCCCACGGCGGGCGCATATCCGCGATCAACCGCGTCGGGGCGATCACCGAAGACGAAGAGGCACCCGTGCTAGGCGCGCGCCTATTGATTTGGCTGCCCAAAGCGTGA
- a CDS encoding aldolase — MSPIDVHASAVVIEEAGILIRGASGSGKSSLALALIAAAESAGSFARLVGDDRIGLESRGGRLIARGHPLILGRIEQRGQGILPTPFVAAAIVRLVVDLVPPDRTPPRCPEPEEDRLLLAGVSLPLLILRQSGATCDLAASTLRRLRLTRH, encoded by the coding sequence ATGTCTCCGATCGATGTTCATGCGAGCGCCGTCGTCATCGAGGAGGCTGGAATCCTCATCCGCGGCGCATCTGGATCGGGAAAAAGCAGCCTCGCTTTGGCCTTGATCGCTGCGGCCGAAAGCGCCGGATCCTTCGCAAGACTTGTCGGCGACGACAGAATTGGTCTCGAGAGCCGCGGCGGTCGCTTGATCGCGCGGGGCCATCCGTTGATCCTCGGGCGGATCGAGCAACGCGGCCAAGGCATCCTGCCGACGCCTTTCGTCGCCGCGGCAATAGTGCGGCTGGTCGTCGATCTCGTTCCGCCGGACAGAACGCCGCCGCGTTGTCCCGAGCCGGAGGAAGATCGCTTGCTCTTGGCCGGCGTAAGCTTGCCGCTGCTCATCCTGCGGCAAAGCGGCGCAACTTGCGATTTAGCTGCTTCTACGCTGCGGCGTCTCCGCTTGACGCGCCATTAA
- a CDS encoding PTS sugar transporter subunit IIA, with protein sequence MIGMVLVTHGHLATAFRAALEHVVGPQKQIETISIGPDDDIEQRRKDIVAAVGDVDSGFGVVVLTDMFGGTPSNLAISVMNGAHVEVVAGINLPMLIKLASVRESSSLEQAVIQAQDAGRKYIYVASRVLSGQ encoded by the coding sequence ATGATTGGAATGGTTCTTGTAACCCACGGCCATCTCGCGACAGCCTTTCGCGCCGCGCTGGAGCATGTGGTGGGTCCGCAAAAACAGATCGAAACAATTTCGATCGGGCCGGACGATGATATCGAGCAACGCCGCAAAGACATCGTCGCCGCGGTCGGCGATGTCGATAGCGGGTTTGGCGTCGTCGTGCTGACCGATATGTTCGGCGGCACGCCATCCAATCTCGCCATATCGGTTATGAACGGCGCTCATGTCGAGGTGGTCGCCGGCATTAATCTGCCGATGCTGATCAAGCTCGCTTCCGTGCGCGAAAGCTCAAGTCTCGAACAGGCTGTGATTCAGGCGCAGGACGCTGGCCGCAAATATATTTATGTTGCGAGCCGCGTTTTGAGTGGACAGTAG
- a CDS encoding HPr family phosphocarrier protein, translated as MEEDPDQYGAEDCPAGQSPDGALVRELTILNRKGLHARATAKFVRCVDSFDACVMVGRCGEMVGGASIMGILTLGAGAGMTITVTATGRQAEQALDAIEALVAERFGEDE; from the coding sequence GTGGAAGAGGACCCCGATCAATACGGAGCCGAAGATTGTCCCGCCGGCCAATCGCCGGACGGGGCGCTAGTGCGCGAGCTTACGATCCTCAATCGCAAAGGCTTGCATGCGCGCGCGACGGCGAAGTTCGTGCGCTGCGTCGATAGTTTTGACGCGTGCGTAATGGTTGGCCGCTGCGGAGAAATGGTTGGCGGCGCGTCGATCATGGGCATTCTCACGCTCGGAGCGGGCGCGGGGATGACGATCACCGTGACCGCGACCGGACGGCAGGCGGAACAGGCCCTCGACGCGATCGAAGCTCTCGTTGCCGAGCGCTTCGGCGAGGATGAATGA
- a CDS encoding YoaK family protein, producing MPPSRPSARTQGGLAAVLALIAGYVDSYGFLNYRVYASFMSGDTTQTGLQAGQRRLAEAGHNLLPIPLFVIGVFLGTLITHSGLRHPLRWLLALVAALLIIDMGAVYLGAADWLSIAILSLAMGMMNSALSRVGGQSISLGYVTGGLNNVGRHLALAVKRAPLADAQGQSDTHGRRAALLAGIWLAFVVGALLAGAATPSFAVRTLLAPTLVLLALAASIRFPLAD from the coding sequence ATGCCGCCATCGCGGCCCTCGGCGCGAACCCAGGGCGGATTAGCCGCGGTCCTCGCTCTGATCGCCGGATATGTCGACTCCTATGGTTTTCTGAACTATCGGGTCTACGCATCCTTCATGAGCGGCGACACCACGCAAACCGGCCTGCAGGCCGGCCAGCGAAGGCTGGCGGAAGCGGGGCATAATTTGCTGCCTATCCCGCTCTTCGTCATTGGCGTCTTTTTGGGAACGCTCATCACCCATTCTGGCCTGCGCCACCCGTTGCGCTGGCTCCTTGCGCTCGTCGCGGCGCTGCTCATTATCGATATGGGCGCCGTTTACCTTGGCGCCGCCGATTGGCTCAGCATCGCAATACTTAGCCTAGCGATGGGGATGATGAATTCCGCGCTCAGCCGCGTTGGCGGCCAGTCGATAAGTCTCGGGTATGTCACGGGCGGCCTCAACAATGTGGGGCGGCACCTTGCGCTGGCTGTCAAGCGCGCGCCGTTGGCTGACGCACAGGGCCAATCGGATACCCACGGGCGACGAGCGGCGCTGCTCGCGGGCATATGGCTCGCCTTCGTCGTCGGGGCGCTGCTCGCCGGGGCCGCGACGCCGAGCTTCGCCGTTCGCACATTACTGGCGCCCACACTGGTTTTGCTGGCGCTGGCCGCGTCCATCCGCTTTCCATTGGCGGACTGA
- a CDS encoding FAD-binding oxidoreductase, translating to MKTATLKRRDGASVDDATVGAFKSEFDGRVTLPGDAGYDVARKIWNANIDKRPGLIARCSGVSDVVRAVKFARANDLLVAVKSGGHNVGGRALCDDGIVIDLSAMKGIFVDPALRTVRVQAGALLCDVDRETHLHGLAVPVGTVSKTGIAGLTLGGGIGWLVRKYGLTSDNLLSCEVVTAEARVVTANADVNADLFWGLRGGGGNFGVVTSFLYRAHPVSSVLGGLLLYTRDQAAAVLRHYRAFMASAPDELTAFAGLISLPDGMPVVGVLPCYCGDLSEGERVLKPLRSFGSPILDAIQPMPMPAMQKLLDGGSPDGSHNYWKSTFLKELSDDAIDAIIDYANRAESPLSGIVIELFGGAAGRVGAADTAFAQRQAEYNVQIAAQWTNAAESEKHIGWARAASDALKPYSSGAYMLNYLGDEKPDAVKAAFGSNYKRLAELKTKYDPTNFFSLNQNVEPLR from the coding sequence GTGAAAACTGCGACGCTCAAACGACGCGATGGAGCCTCTGTAGACGATGCGACCGTCGGCGCTTTCAAATCTGAGTTCGACGGACGGGTCACGCTGCCGGGCGATGCCGGCTACGATGTCGCGCGCAAAATCTGGAACGCGAACATCGACAAGCGCCCTGGCTTGATCGCCCGCTGTTCGGGGGTCTCGGACGTCGTCCGCGCGGTCAAGTTCGCGCGCGCGAATGATCTGCTCGTCGCGGTCAAGAGCGGCGGCCATAATGTTGGCGGAAGGGCTTTATGCGACGATGGAATCGTCATCGATCTATCGGCGATGAAGGGCATCTTCGTTGACCCAGCGCTGCGCACGGTTCGGGTGCAGGCGGGGGCGCTGTTATGCGACGTTGATCGTGAAACTCATCTGCACGGTCTCGCCGTGCCGGTCGGAACCGTCTCCAAAACAGGCATTGCGGGTCTCACGCTGGGCGGCGGCATTGGATGGCTGGTCCGCAAATATGGGCTGACGAGCGACAATCTCCTTTCCTGCGAAGTCGTTACCGCTGAGGCTAGGGTCGTCACCGCCAATGCCGACGTCAACGCGGATTTGTTCTGGGGCCTACGAGGCGGCGGCGGAAATTTCGGCGTCGTAACGTCCTTCCTGTACCGGGCGCACCCGGTTTCGTCCGTGCTGGGCGGCTTGCTCCTCTATACGCGCGATCAGGCTGCCGCCGTGTTGCGCCACTACCGCGCATTCATGGCGTCCGCGCCGGATGAACTGACGGCCTTCGCCGGTCTGATATCATTGCCGGACGGCATGCCGGTCGTCGGCGTGCTGCCTTGTTACTGCGGCGATCTAAGCGAGGGCGAGCGCGTCCTGAAGCCTTTGCGCTCTTTCGGCTCGCCGATTCTTGACGCGATACAACCCATGCCGATGCCGGCGATGCAGAAGCTTCTCGACGGCGGCTCTCCGGACGGCTCGCACAATTATTGGAAATCGACTTTCCTGAAAGAACTCAGCGACGACGCCATCGACGCGATCATTGACTACGCTAACCGGGCGGAATCGCCGCTGTCCGGCATCGTTATAGAGCTGTTCGGCGGCGCGGCAGGCAGAGTAGGCGCTGCCGACACGGCATTCGCGCAGCGGCAAGCGGAGTACAATGTCCAGATCGCGGCGCAGTGGACGAACGCCGCTGAGAGCGAAAAGCACATCGGCTGGGCGCGCGCCGCCTCGGATGCGCTGAAGCCGTACTCAAGCGGCGCCTATATGCTGAATTATCTTGGCGACGAGAAGCCGGACGCGGTCAAGGCGGCGTTCGGAAGCAATTACAAACGGCTGGCTGAGCTCAAGACCAAATACGATCCAACAAACTTCTTCAGCCTCAACCAAAACGTTGAACCGCTGCGCTGA
- a CDS encoding antibiotic biosynthesis monooxygenase, whose product MVSKALFVRLEAKPGKEADVEAFLRSALPLVEQEPATKAWFAVRFGPSTFAIFDAFPHEAGRDAHLSGKVAAALMARADELFATPPKIEKLDVLADKLPRS is encoded by the coding sequence ATGGTGAGCAAAGCGCTATTTGTGCGTCTGGAAGCAAAACCGGGCAAGGAGGCTGATGTTGAGGCTTTTCTGCGCAGCGCCCTGCCGCTCGTGGAACAGGAGCCCGCTACAAAGGCCTGGTTCGCGGTGCGCTTTGGCCCTTCCACCTTCGCGATTTTCGATGCGTTTCCCCATGAGGCGGGGCGCGATGCGCATCTTTCAGGAAAGGTTGCCGCAGCGCTGATGGCGAGAGCCGATGAACTCTTCGCAACCCCGCCCAAGATCGAGAAGCTGGACGTTCTCGCCGACAAGTTGCCGCGCTCTTAA
- the ribB gene encoding 3,4-dihydroxy-2-butanone-4-phosphate synthase: MKLGDWLKRNNVSRADFARRVGLSKGSISQFCNQDDAWVSRETAQQILRETSGAVTPNDFLELGKTMEVAAMANSVTQAIEAIAHGEIVIVTDDDDRENEGDLVCAASLCTPEKMAFIIRNCCGIVCTPITAADARRLNLQPMVAMNDAPHGTAFTVSIDAKHGLTTGISAEQRSNTVRALANGNMGAADFVRPGHVFPLIAKEGGVLMRSGHTEAAIDLVRLAGLPPVGVICELANDDGTVMAGSQIEVFAEEHGLKRISVADLIAYRQARERIVERVNTFSVQGPSGPLTGYAYVTPFDQVQHFAFVQGDIGDGRDMPTRLHRADIIADVITGGDSIRKTLASFKKSGRGVFIYLRDGTAGVPVTIAGAPAFDSESQRTKAWREVGLGAQILRDLGISSIRLRTSAPMTYVGLSGFGIEISSSEPVE, encoded by the coding sequence ATGAAACTTGGTGATTGGCTGAAGCGGAACAATGTCAGCCGCGCGGATTTTGCGCGCAGGGTCGGCCTATCGAAAGGGTCTATTTCGCAGTTCTGCAATCAGGATGACGCCTGGGTTTCGCGCGAGACGGCGCAGCAGATTTTGCGCGAGACCAGCGGAGCCGTCACGCCGAATGACTTTCTCGAGCTCGGCAAAACAATGGAGGTTGCGGCAATGGCCAATTCAGTCACCCAGGCCATCGAGGCCATTGCGCACGGAGAAATCGTCATCGTCACCGATGACGACGATCGCGAGAACGAGGGCGATCTCGTCTGCGCCGCCTCCCTCTGCACGCCGGAGAAGATGGCCTTCATCATTCGCAATTGTTGCGGCATCGTCTGCACCCCAATTACCGCGGCCGACGCCCGGCGGCTCAATCTTCAGCCGATGGTCGCGATGAATGACGCTCCGCACGGGACCGCTTTCACGGTCTCGATCGACGCCAAACATGGGCTGACGACCGGCATTTCCGCCGAACAGCGCAGCAATACGGTCCGCGCGCTCGCCAACGGCAATATGGGGGCTGCGGATTTCGTTCGGCCCGGACATGTTTTTCCGCTCATCGCGAAAGAGGGCGGCGTGCTGATGCGTTCCGGCCATACGGAAGCGGCGATCGATCTTGTGCGGTTAGCTGGGCTGCCTCCGGTTGGCGTCATTTGCGAACTGGCTAATGACGATGGGACGGTGATGGCCGGCTCGCAGATCGAGGTGTTTGCGGAAGAGCATGGCTTGAAGCGGATCTCGGTCGCGGATTTGATCGCCTATCGGCAAGCCCGCGAAAGAATAGTCGAGCGCGTCAACACATTTTCGGTGCAAGGGCCGAGCGGTCCGCTCACAGGTTACGCCTATGTCACGCCCTTCGATCAAGTTCAGCATTTCGCTTTTGTGCAGGGCGACATCGGCGATGGCCGCGATATGCCGACGCGGCTGCATCGCGCCGACATTATCGCCGACGTGATCACCGGCGGCGACAGCATTCGCAAGACTTTGGCCTCTTTCAAGAAAAGCGGACGCGGCGTCTTTATCTATTTGCGCGATGGCACGGCGGGCGTTCCTGTCACCATCGCGGGCGCGCCGGCCTTTGATTCGGAGTCGCAGCGGACCAAGGCGTGGCGAGAGGTCGGTCTCGGCGCCCAGATCCTTCGCGATCTTGGGATCTCCTCGATCCGGCTGCGCACCTCGGCTCCAATGACTTATGTCGGCCTCTCCGGCTTTGGGATTGAGATCTCATCCAGCGAGCCGGTTGAGTAG
- the aroC gene encoding chorismate synthase, with the protein MSHNSFGHLFRVTTFGESHGPAIGCVVDGCPPLIELTEEEIQTFLERRRPGLNRFTTQRQEADRVKILSGVFLDAKSGHQVTTGTPIALVIENTDQRSKDYDAIKDVYRPGHADFTYDVKYGVRDHRGGGRASARETATRVAAGAVARKIIPGVLIRGALVQIGPHKIDRANWDWDECARNPFFCPDAKAAAFFEGYLDGVRKAGSSIGAVIEIVAENAPAGWGAPIYGKLDAELASALMSINAVKGVEIGEGFASAELSGEANADEMRFGNDGAPLFLSNHAGGILGGISTGQPIVARFAVKPTSSILQPRLTIDRTGAETEIVTKGRHDPCVGIRAVPVGEAMVACVLADQFLRHRGQIGEGREWPFTG; encoded by the coding sequence ATGTCGCATAATAGCTTTGGCCACCTTTTCCGCGTGACGACCTTTGGCGAAAGCCATGGGCCTGCGATCGGCTGCGTCGTCGATGGTTGCCCGCCCTTGATCGAACTCACCGAGGAGGAGATCCAGACGTTTCTTGAGCGCCGCCGCCCGGGTCTCAATCGATTCACCACGCAGCGGCAGGAGGCGGACCGGGTCAAAATTCTGTCCGGCGTGTTTCTCGACGCAAAAAGCGGCCATCAGGTGACCACGGGGACGCCGATTGCGCTGGTGATCGAGAATACGGATCAGCGCTCGAAGGATTACGACGCGATCAAGGACGTCTATCGGCCGGGCCACGCCGATTTCACCTATGACGTCAAATATGGCGTTCGCGATCATCGCGGCGGCGGCCGCGCTTCCGCCCGCGAGACGGCGACCCGCGTCGCCGCTGGGGCCGTTGCGCGAAAGATTATTCCCGGCGTTCTGATTCGCGGTGCGTTGGTTCAGATTGGTCCGCATAAAATTGATCGAGCCAATTGGGACTGGGACGAATGCGCCAGAAATCCGTTCTTTTGCCCCGACGCCAAGGCGGCGGCATTTTTTGAAGGCTACCTCGACGGGGTGCGCAAAGCTGGTTCTTCGATTGGCGCGGTGATCGAAATCGTGGCGGAAAATGCGCCCGCCGGGTGGGGGGCGCCGATTTATGGCAAGCTCGATGCTGAGTTAGCCAGCGCCTTAATGTCGATCAATGCGGTGAAGGGCGTCGAAATCGGCGAGGGGTTCGCCAGTGCGGAACTTTCCGGCGAGGCCAACGCCGATGAAATGCGCTTTGGCAATGACGGCGCGCCCTTGTTTTTATCGAACCATGCAGGCGGCATTTTGGGCGGCATTTCGACGGGTCAGCCGATTGTTGCGCGCTTTGCGGTGAAGCCGACCTCCTCGATCCTGCAACCACGCCTGACCATCGATCGCACCGGCGCCGAAACGGAGATCGTCACCAAGGGGCGCCATGATCCGTGCGTTGGCATCAGGGCCGTTCCCGTCGGCGAGGCCATGGTCGCCTGCGTACTCGCCGACCAGTTTTTGCGCCATCGCGGCCAGATCGGCGAAGGCCGAGAATGGCCGTTCACCGGGTAA
- the smpB gene encoding SsrA-binding protein SmpB, producing the protein MAPKKESLFKIAAENRRARYNYEIGEVFEAGLMLTGTEVKSLRTGKATIAESYASVERSGELFLLNATIPEYLQANRFNHEPKRPRKLLLNMREIAKLAQGTEREGMTIVPLKIYFNEKGRAKIEIALARGKQLHDKRETEKKRDWNREKGRLMREKG; encoded by the coding sequence GTGGCGCCGAAGAAAGAGAGCCTGTTCAAGATCGCTGCGGAAAATCGACGGGCGCGCTATAATTATGAGATCGGCGAGGTTTTCGAGGCCGGCCTGATGCTGACCGGCACCGAGGTCAAATCCTTGCGCACAGGCAAGGCGACGATCGCCGAAAGTTACGCCTCCGTCGAGCGCTCGGGCGAACTCTTTCTCCTCAACGCGACCATTCCAGAATATCTGCAGGCCAACCGGTTCAATCATGAGCCGAAACGGCCGCGAAAGCTATTGCTCAACATGCGCGAGATCGCAAAGCTGGCGCAGGGCACGGAGCGCGAGGGCATGACCATCGTGCCTCTCAAGATCTATTTCAACGAAAAGGGCAGGGCGAAAATCGAGATCGCCCTGGCGCGCGGCAAGCAGCTGCACGATAAGCGCGAGACCGAGAAAAAGCGCGATTGGAACCGCGAAAAGGGTCGCTTGATGCGCGAAAAAGGGTAA
- the dapA gene encoding 4-hydroxy-tetrahydrodipicolinate synthase — protein MTKKAAFKGSITALVTPFKAGKFDEAAFRGLIEWQIESGTHGLSPTGTTGESPTLSPSEHREVIAACIKQARGRVPVLAGTGSNNTHEAVELARFAEGAGADGLLVVAPYYNKPSQEGLYQHFKAINDAVGIPIILYNIPPRSVVDLSVETMQRLFELKNIAGVKDATGNLARTAQQRQALGPDFIQLSGEDMTAVAVMSLGGHGCISVTSNIAPRQCAEMQEACLSNDFATALKINDRLSPLHQALFIEPNPAGPKHALAALGRITEEVRLPMLTATVKAHGPIKAAMAHAGLINA, from the coding sequence ATGACGAAGAAGGCGGCTTTTAAGGGGTCCATTACTGCGCTTGTTACCCCATTCAAGGCCGGCAAGTTCGACGAAGCGGCGTTTCGGGGACTGATCGAGTGGCAGATCGAGAGCGGCACGCATGGGCTCTCCCCCACCGGAACGACCGGGGAAAGCCCGACTTTATCGCCTTCGGAGCACCGCGAGGTCATCGCCGCCTGCATCAAGCAGGCGAGGGGGCGCGTGCCCGTTCTCGCCGGGACAGGATCGAACAATACGCATGAGGCGGTCGAGCTCGCCCGTTTTGCCGAGGGAGCCGGCGCCGATGGCCTTCTCGTTGTGGCGCCTTACTACAACAAGCCTTCGCAAGAGGGCTTATACCAGCACTTTAAGGCGATTAACGACGCGGTCGGCATTCCGATCATCCTCTACAACATTCCGCCGCGTTCCGTGGTTGACCTGTCGGTCGAGACCATGCAGCGGCTGTTCGAATTAAAGAACATCGCGGGCGTCAAGGACGCGACGGGCAATCTTGCGCGCACCGCGCAGCAAAGACAGGCGCTCGGCCCCGATTTCATCCAGCTGTCCGGCGAAGACATGACCGCGGTGGCGGTGATGTCGCTCGGAGGACATGGCTGCATCTCGGTGACCTCGAACATCGCGCCAAGGCAATGCGCGGAGATGCAGGAGGCGTGCCTCAGCAACGACTTCGCGACAGCCTTGAAGATCAATGATCGGCTTAGCCCGCTGCACCAGGCCTTGTTCATCGAGCCCAATCCCGCCGGACCGAAACATGCGCTGGCGGCGCTCGGCAGGATCACCGAGGAGGTTCGCCTTCCTATGTTGACGGCGACGGTCAAGGCGCATGGCCCAATCAAGGCTGCGATGGCGCATGCCGGGCTCATTAATGCGTGA